The genomic stretch GGAACTCATACtagtagatcttgaaattgaaagaacgtgcagacaaaaccgaaagataaagaaaatgATGGATTTTGCCATTGTTGAGAATCAAGGAAATGCAGGATACAATGCTACTAATGTTAATAATATCCCAAATTTTGTAGAGGTCCTAGTGGAACGAGGACCAAGGACGCTTAGAGACCATGTACTTCCTACTGtcacaggagtgcattcatgcatcagatACCCCACTATTGCTGAAAATAATTTCGAGATCAAGCCAACAATATTACAAATAGTGCGGTCTACTGTTTAGTTTGGGGGGTTGCCCACGAAAGATCCTAATTTGAACATAGCCAATTTCCTAGAGCTATGTGCAACATTTAAGATGAATGTGGCAAGTGACGACGCAATTAGACTTAGATTATTCCCATTCTCTCTACGAGAGTGAGTTAAGATTTGGCTAATTTCACTGCAAGCtaacatgggaggagttagcccaGAAGTTCTTAGCAAAGTTTTCCCTCCAGCAAAAGCTGCAAAGTTGAGAGgggaaattaataatttctacGAGACAGAAGAGGAATCGTTGTATGACgcatgggaaagatttaaagagttGCTAAgcccacatcatggtatagagaagtggatgctagtccataatttttataatgggttgaatggtaCTACTCGTACCATAATAAATGCTGCAGCAAGAGGTGTGTTCATGAGCAAGAGTGCTAAAGCGTATGAATTGCTAAAGGAGATGGCAATGAATAACTACCAGTGGCCAGCGAAAAGGGGAAGGTGGCTGGTATGATTGAACTGGATGTTATTTCCATGCTTACAACACAAGTGGCAACATTTACAAAACAATTACAACAGACCCATCTTCCATGCCAAGCCATGCAAGTACAAAATTTATGCGAGGCAAGTGGTAGTGGTCATCTAATGAATCAATGCCCTGTCTTATatatgaataacatgcccatggaagaagtgCAAGCTATAGGAAATTACCAAAGACAAAACAATAACCCTTATTCCATGTTATACAACCAAGGTTGGAAGAACCACGCAAATTTCTCTTGAACAAATAATCAACACACTCAACAATCTTATCAACAACCTCCACCGGGCTTTTATTAACCACAAAATAGACCTCCACAACAGCCAATGCCATGAAGCAACCTAAACCACAACCTGATGCGTTGAACCAATTCATGAAAGAGACAAGGGCATTTATAAGGAGTTTGGAGACGCAAATAGGGCAGTTGGCCAATCTGATGACTAATAGAGCACAAGGAAATTTGCCTAGCACTACTGAAGTGAATCCTAAAGACAGTGCCAAGCCATCACCTTGAAAAGTGGAACACAGTACGAGGAGCCTaagagaactcaatcagaggatATAAGTCAGGAGAAAAAGTACCAAGGCATAGCAAAGAAGGACTCTAGTGAAGAAAAGGTTGCTGATAGACTCCCAAAAAAGAAAGTGGTACCTCCAGTAAGCATTGAGAACCATATCAAGATCCCATACCCACAGAGGCTCCGTAAGCACAATCTGGATAAATAGTTTGCGAAGTTTTTGGAGGTATTCTAAAAGTTGCATATTAATATCCCCTTTGCCGAAGCATTGGAACAAATGCCTAGCTATGTCAAGTTTATGAAAGAGATCCTATCTAACAAAAGGAAGATGGGAGATTATGAAACTGTAGCATTGATTGAGGAGTGTAGTGCTACTTTGCAAAGAAAGCTCCCGCAAAAGTTAAGAGATCCATGGAGCTttaccataccttgcaccattggggaCTTTGAATGCAAGCACGCTTTGTGTGATTTAGGGGCCAGTGTAAATTTAATGCCATTGTCAGTATTTCGCAAACTAGGGTTTGGTATAGCACGACCCACAACAGTGACATTACACTTAGCAGATCATTAAGTCAAGCACCCTAGGGGAATTATTGAAGACGtgttgataaaagttgataagttCATCTTCCCAACAAATTTTATAGTTTTGGATATGGAAGAAGATACAAACGTGCCAATTATCCTTGGAAGACTGTTTCTAGCAACAATACCTGCTCTAATTGATGTTCAAAATGGAGAGCTTCGATTGAGAGTTCAGGGGGATGAGTTCGTACCATAATAGATGCTGCAGCAAGAGGTGCGTTCATGAGAAAGAGTGCTAATGAAGCGTATGAATTGCTAGAGGAGATGGCAATGAATAACTACTAGTGGCCAGCTAAAAGGGGAcaaccaaagaaggtggctggtATGATTGAACTGGATGTTATTTCCATGCTTACAGCACAAGTGGAAAAATTTACAAAACAATTACAACAGACCCATCTCCCATGCCAAGCCATGCAAGTACAGAATTTATGCGAGGCGGGTGGTAGCGGTCATCTAATGAATCAGTGCCCTGTCTTAGATATGAATAAtatgcccatggaagaagtacAAGTTATAGGAAATTACTAGAGACAAAACAATAACCCTTATTCCATGTCATCCAACCAAGGTTGGAAGAACCACCCAAATTTCTCTT from Humulus lupulus chromosome 5, drHumLupu1.1, whole genome shotgun sequence encodes the following:
- the LOC133779913 gene encoding uncharacterized protein LOC133779913, with the translated sequence MPSYVKFMKEILSNKRKMGDYETVALIEECSATLQRKLPQKLRDPWSFTIPCTIGDFECKHALCDLGASVNLMPLSVFRKLGFVLDMEEDTNVPIILGRLFLATIPALIDVQNGELRLRVQGDEFVP